One Roseimaritima multifibrata DNA window includes the following coding sequences:
- a CDS encoding sigma-70 family RNA polymerase sigma factor, whose protein sequence is MNSSQPNAYDLFEILVRENSRMLMAYIRCAIRDSASADDIWQETMLVAWRRINEFDRSRPFGPWLRGIAARVILGFGRKQSYTVQVDESTLEFLDSRFENLQSLRGDTLDEKLQALRDCVASLPEHYRTCIEMRFMKGVKPSELSKQIDLTLESVKKRLVRAKAMLVACIDKKMMTE, encoded by the coding sequence ATGAATTCGTCGCAACCCAATGCATACGATTTGTTTGAAATCCTTGTGCGTGAGAACTCGCGGATGCTGATGGCGTACATTCGCTGTGCGATTCGTGATTCGGCGTCGGCCGATGACATCTGGCAGGAAACGATGTTAGTCGCTTGGCGGCGGATTAACGAGTTTGATCGTTCGCGACCATTTGGCCCTTGGCTTCGAGGCATTGCCGCTCGAGTGATTCTAGGATTCGGACGCAAGCAGTCGTACACGGTCCAGGTTGACGAATCGACTCTTGAATTTCTCGATTCGCGATTCGAGAACCTGCAGTCGCTCCGTGGTGACACGTTGGACGAGAAACTGCAAGCGTTACGCGATTGCGTCGCCTCATTGCCGGAACATTACCGGACCTGCATTGAGATGCGGTTCATGAAAGGGGTCAAACCGAGCGAGCTAAGCAAGCAGATTGATTTGACGCTCGAATCGGTCAAGAAACGACTCGTTCGTGCCAAGGCAATGTTAGTAGCCTGCATCGATAAAAAAATGATGACCGAGTAG